The nucleotide sequence CTTTCCTGCAGCCAGCGCTGGCCATGAGCACACAGGAGTCGCAACAAGCCCTATCGGCCCTGGCGATGCGGTGCGGAGGCTGCGGCGCCAAGGTGGGCCCTGACATTCTGGCGCGCGCCCTCTCCAGCCTCACGCCTGTCCACAACCCAGATGTGCTGATGGGCTTGCATACCCCCGACGACGCAGCGGTGGTCCGTGTGCCTGCGGGCAAAGCCTTGGTGCACACCGTTGATTTTTTTCGGGCCTTTATTGACGACCCGTATGTGTTTGGCAAGATCGCCGCCAACCATGCCTTGGGTGACATCTATGCCATGGGCGCTCTGCCCCACACCGCCACTGCCATTGCCACCGTGCCCGCTGGCATTGACCGCCAAACCGAAGCCCTGCTCACCCACATGATGGCGGGTGCCGTGGAAGTCCTCAACGCGGCCCATTGCAGCTTGGTGGGTGGCCATACCGGCGAGGGCCAAGAACTGGCTTTGGGCTTTGCCATCAATGGCTTGTTAGATATCAACGCGCAGGGGGAACTGCAAACGCTTTGGCGCAAGAGCGCCATGCAAGCGGGCGATGTACTGATTTTGACCAAAGGCCTGGGTACCGGCACGCTCTTGGCAGCCCATGCACGTGGGCTGGCCCGTGGGCGTTGGGTGCAAGCCGCACTGGCCAGCATGCTCCAGTCCAGCCAACACGCTGCACAGGTCTTGCAAGCCCATGGCGCACACGCATGCACCGACGTCACGGGGTTCGGACTTGTAGGGCATTTGCTAGAAATGACCCGCGCGTCCGGCACCGACGCCACCCTAGTGCTGGGTGATATTCCTGTTTTAGACGGTGCCTTGGAGTGCATGGCCCAAGGGGCCCTCAGCTCCCTGCACAGTGCCAATGCGCGTGTGCAAACCGCTTTGCGCAACGCCACTGAGTGGACGAGCCACCCACGCTACCCCCTGCTCTTTGATCCACAAACAGCAGGGGGGCTTTTGGCCAGCGTACCGGCCCAGCATGCCGAAGCCTGCGTACTGGCATTGCACCAAGCGGGCTACCCCTATTCCGCCGTCATTGGCCAAGTACTGCCGCCTAGCGAGGCGATAGCGCCGCTGGTACTTGCAGACGCGGTGCCCACTGCACGAGCCAGCTTAGGCTTGGCAGGCAAGGTCTGACCCATGAAACAATAGGCCCCATGACTGACACTTTTTTGCCAACCCACAACGAACACGACACCCATGTGGACGGTCCAGGCTACCAACCGCGCCAACTGGTGCTGCTGGGCGCTGGCTTTGCCCATTTGCAAATGCTGGCGAAGTTGGCGCAGTCTCCCCTGATCGGGGTGCGCATCATCTTGGTGGCCCCCCATCCTCGGCAGATTCACGCCAGCATGGTGCCGGGATTTGTCGCCGGGCATTTCGATTTGGACGAATGTGCGGTGGCGATGGAGCCCTTGGTGCGCCTGGGCGGCGTGCGCTGGCTACAGCGCAGCGTCAAAGCGCTCAATGCCGAAACCCAATTCGTGCAATTGGACGACGGCAGCCGCGTGCATTACGACTGGCTGTCGGTTAACACAGGGGCCATCCAAAACCGAGACCTCATTGACAGCAGCCTGCCCGGTGCCCGCGCCCACGGCTTGTTTATTCGACCGCTGGAAGCCTTCAGCGCCTTGTGGCCACGCATCAGCGACAAAGGTAACAGCCAAGCACTGCGTATTGCCGTGATCGGCGGTGGCGCAAGTGGTGTCGAAATGGCCATGGCCGTGCGCCACCGTTTGAAGAACGCCGCAGTCACCTTGGTGAGCGGGTCAACACCACCCGGTGCCAATTACTCGCCCTCGGTACAAAAGCGCTTGTTGCAAGCCCTCAAGAAACGCCGTATCACCGTGCTGCAAGACACCGCCACCCGCATCCACAGCGATGCCGTGCACTTGGGCTGCGGTGCCCGCTTGGCGTGTGACGTGCCATTGATTGCATTGGGTGTACAAGCCCCCGTGTGGCTCACCGGCAGTGGGCTGGACCTGGATTCGCAAGGTTTTATCGCAGTGGATAAGTACCAGCGCAGCACCAGCCATGCCTCGATTTTTGCGGCTGGCGACGTATGCACCCGCACAGACCGGGCGTGGGAGCGCAATGGGGTGTACGCCATGCGTGCTGGCAAAACGCTGGTGCGCAACTTGGCGGCAGTGACCAGCGGTGCACGTTTGCATGCCCATTCCGCCTTGCCGCACAGCCTGAACCTGTTATCGTGCGGAGGCCGCTATGCCATCGCCAGCTGGGGAAGCCTGAGCGCCCAGGGCCACTGGGTGTGGTGGCTCAAAGCGTGGATTGACCGCCGCTTCATTGCGCGCTTCAGCCGCGCGCCCGCTTAGCACGCTCCAGTGGGCTAAACCCCTGCCACATAAGCGCTTAAGGCTTGTCAGCGCTGGGGCAATCTGCGAATATCCGGCTCCCACACAAGGAGTTAGCCATGGCATCCACCAGCCCCGCCAACCCCAAACACACGGCCCTCGCCATTGGGTCACGCAAGGTGGATCTGCTTTTGGCGCATTACACCGCCAACCATACCCACCCCAGCAACGAACGCATCCACTTGGTCAGTACACCGCTGAACCTGTTCAGCGTGGTCGGCGTGCTGTATGCGCTTTACCCTTGGCTTGCTGTGGTGTTTATCGTCCTGAGTTTGCTGTACTACGCCCGGCTGTCTTTCGAGTTTTGCGTTGCCATGGCCATCACCCTCCTTGCCATGCTGGTGCTGGCGGGCATTCTGGGTGCCTTAGGGGTGCTTTGGGTGCTTTGGGTGCTCAGCGTCTCGGCCTTTGCGGGTGCGTGGCTGCTGCAAGACTATGGGCACCAAATCGAAGGCAAGAAGCCCTCTGCCATGGAGGATCTGCAGTATTTTTGGGTGGGGCACTTGTTTGTTCTGAGCAAACTCTTTTTCAAATGGGGCATCCGCTGGTAAAGATCGGTAAAACGCTTCACAGGATGGTTTCGCCGTGCCTGCAACTGGGTTATCGTTAGGCATCACTCGCGGCGCGCACGACATGAAGTTTTTCTCCCAAATCTGGTACATCATTCGCGTTGAACTCAGTTTCTTTGCGCGCTACCCTCGGTTAGTGTTAGCCACGGCAGTGGTCGCCTTGATCCCTGCCATGTATGCAGCGATCTACTTGTCCAGCGTGTGGGACCCTTTAGCCCACACCAACGCTTTGCCTGTGGGGGTGGTCAACCAAGACCAAGGGGTGGAGTACCGGGGCACGGTGTTCAATATTGGCAAAGAAGTCAGCCAGCGGCTGCAGGCCAGTAGGCGGTTTGGCTTTCAGCTCATCGAAAGCGAAGCGGCGGCCCGCCATTTGGTGCGCACCGGCGAACTCGCGTTTGCCTTGATCATCCCTCCAGGGTTTAGCTCCAATGCCATCCCCGGAGCTTCGGTAGGCGCTGGCAAACTCGTGGTCTACACCTCAGAGGGCAACAACTTTGAAAGTGCCGCTATTGCGCGCCACTTTGCGGAGACGCTGGGCCAAGACGTCAATGACAGCCTCAATGAGCGGCGTTGGGCCTTGGTACTGAGCAATGCAGCAGGATCGCAGCGCAGTGTGGAAGCCCTGCGTAACGGTGTTGAACAACTGCGCACTGGCGCCAACGAATTGCGCGCCGGGACCGTCCAAACAGCCAATGGGGCGCGAACCCTCTCCAATGGTGCTGGACGTCTCAACGACGGAGTAGGCCAACTCACCAGAGGCGTGAAAGAACTGGGCGCAGGCTTAAAGACGATGGATGCGAAGCGCCCCGCCAACGCCGACCTGAACCGCTTGCGCAATGGGGCGGAAACCCTGTCCGCAGGACACGTAGAGTTTGGCCAAGGTTTGGCAGAGCTGCAGTCGGGCTCACAAAAGATACGGGACGGCGTTGGCGCATTCCAAACCGAGGCCAAAGACAGCATTTTTGTGCCCGCCAAAGTCACAGACAACCTCGACAAGCTGGCGGACAGCTTGGGACAGCTGCACACGGGAATCCAGAGTGCATCTGGCGCGCAGGTCAAGCTAGCGGATGGCGCCAAAGCCGTCAGCACTGGCGTGAACACCCTGACCAGCGGCGTACGCACTTTGGGCGGTGGCATTCGGACCATGGTGAGCAAACTGCCAGAAGACAGCCAGTTAGACGAACTCAGCAAAGGCGCTGGCGAAGTGGCGAATGGGGTGAGCAGCGTGGCGGAGGCGACCCAAAAGGTGAACGCGGGTGCGCAGCGCTTGGCGGCAGGCATTGAGCTTTTGTCTAGTTCCCTACCCAAAGACATTGCCAAGCTCGATGGCAGCGCGCAGGGCTTGGCGGTGTCGGTGCAACCTGTCATGGACGTGGAGGCAGCGGTACCCAACAGCGGCAGCGGCTTTGCGCCCAATGTGCTGCCTGCGGCCCTGTGGTTGGGCGCAGGAATTGCGGCCTTCTTGATTCATGTGCGGGTCTTGCCCCGGCATGCCCAATTCTTCCTCCCCCCCGCGCAAGTCATTGGGAAAATCGCGCTACCCAGCGCCATTGTGGTTCTGCAGGCCGTGCTCTTGGCGGCCATGGTGCGCTACTTGCTGCACATACCTTTGGTCCACAGCGGAGCCTTTGTCTTGACCTTGGTGATTTCAGGGGTGACCTTTTTACTGATCGTCTTTGCCCTGACGCGTGCCTTTGGCGACGCTGGCAAGGGCCTTGCCATGATCTTGCTGGCCGTTCAGATGTCGTCCTCAGGTGGCATTGTGCCCATTGAGCTCAGCGGCGGCTGGTACAAAGAGATCAGCCCCTGGCTACCGGTGACATGGTCTGTGCGTGCGCTCAAAGCCAGCATGTTTGACGCCTATGAGGGCAACTGGCAGCACCCCTTGCTCATGGTTTCTGCTGCAACACTGGCAGCCTCTGTGTTTGCCAGTTGGATTGGCAAATGGCGCTTTGTGAAGCCCCATGAAATGCGCGCTGCCATTGACGTCTGAACCAAGCTCGTCGCGTGAGGCGGGTGGGCAAACCATGGCATGAAGCGGGTAGGCCTGCGTTTATGCTCTCAGACTTGTTTACAAAACTAGTCTTGAGGTTACGTCATGAGTGTTACCCAGAATGCGCCTGCCACCCACGCAAGCGCAAAGCCCGTCACCCTGTTTGGTCCCGACTTTCCCTTTCCATTTGATGACTGGATTGCCCACCCCGACGGCCTAGGTGTGCTGCCCTCGCATTGCCATGGCCAAGAAGTCGCGATTGTAGGTGCGGGTATGGCAGGCATGGTTGCTGCCTACGAGCTCATGAAGCTGGGACTCAAGCCTGTCATTTACGAAGCGTCCAAGATGGGGGGCCGCCTGCGCTCCCAGCACTTTGAAGGTGCCCAAGGCGTGGTGGCTGAGCTGGGCGGCATGCGCTTCCCTGTGTCTAGCACCGCCTTCTACCACTATGTCAACCAATTGGGCTTGCAAACCCAGCCCTTCCCCAACCCCCTGACCCCCGCGTCCGGCAGCACGGTGGTGGACCTGGAAGGCAAGACCTACTACGCAGAGTCTTTGGCAGACCTGCCGCCCCTGTTTCGCGAGGTGGCCCAGGCCTGGGCCGAAGCATTGGAAAAGGACGCGCGCTTCTCAGAAGTCCAGGCGGCGATCAAAGCCCGCGATGTTGCAACCTTGAAGCACATTTGGAATGACCTCATCCCCAAGTGGGATGACCGCACTTTCTACGACTTTGTGGCCAGCTCAGACGCTTTCAAACGCCTGTCCTTCCAACACCGCGAGGTGTTTGGCCAGGTCGGTTTCGGCACCGGGGGGTGGGACTCAGACTTTCCCAATTCGATGCTCGAAATTCTGCGGGTGGTCATGACCAACTGCGATGAGAACCAGCGCCTCATTGTGGGCGGGGCAGACCAAGTACCGCATGGCCTCTGGGAACTAGCGCCCGCCAAGCCGGTGCACTGGCCTGCAGGGACCACACTTGCTTCGCTGCATGGGGGTGCGACCAGGGCAGGTGTGGCCCGCATAGCGCGTGCGCCTAACGGGCAGCTGGCCGTGACGGACCGCTGGGGCGACACCCGTGAGTACGCCGCCGTTCTCACCACCTGCCAAAGTTGGCTGCTGACCACGCAAATTGACTGCGAGGAGTCGCTTTTCTCACAAAAAATGTGGATGGCGCTGGACCGCACCCGTTACATGCAGTCCTCTAAAACCTTTGTGATGGTGGACAGGCCGTTCTGGAAAGACAAAGACCCAGAAACCGGGCGGGACCTCATGAGCATGACCCTCACCGACCGACTCACACGGGGCACCTACCTGTTTGATAACGGTCCCGACAAGCCTGCCGTCATCTGCCTGTCCTATGCGTGGATGGGTGACGCGCTCAAAATGCTGCCCCAACCGGTGGAAAAGCGGGTCAAGCTCGCATTGGATGCATTGAAAAAGATTTACCCCAAAGTCGACATCGCCAGCCACATCATTGGAGACCCCATATGTGTGTCATGGGAAGCCGACCCGCACTTTTTGGGGGCGTTCAAAGGGGCTTTGCCGGGGCACTACCGCTACAACCAGCGCATGTATGCCCACTTTGTGCAAAAAACCATGCCCGCCGAGCAGCGTGGCATCTTCATCGCGGGAGACGATGTGTCTTGGACCCCTGCTTGGGTCGAGGGTGCGGTGCAGACCTCCTTGAATGCAGTCTGGGGCATCGTGCACCATCTGGGTGGTCATACCCATGCCAGCAATCCGGGCCCCGGCGATGTGTTTGACACTTTAGGCCCTATCGCCCTGCCAGACTAAGGTGGCAAACTCTGTGCAGCTCCCTAGACAAGACCTCACGCTGGCGCTGTACCAGTGTGCACCTTGGCCCTTAGACACAGAGGCCAACCTGCGCCGCCTAAACATCGCTGCCCAAAGGGCCGCGCAGCAAGGCGCACAGGTCTTGGTGACCCCAGAAATGTTCATCACCGGCTACAACATTGGGGCATCCGCATGCCGTCAATTGGCCCAAGCGAGCGACGGCAGCTATGCACAAGCGGTAAAAGCTATCGCTCAGCAGCAAGGCATTGCAATTGCGTATGGTTACCCTGAGTGCGATGCGGTGGGCCATGTCTACAACGCGGCCCAATTGGTGCAGGGGCACGACGCGCCGGGCTTGAACTACCGCAAAACCCATTTGTTCGGCGCCCTAGACCGCAACCAGTTTTCGGCAGCCCCCTTACAAAGTCAGCTGATCGAGCTACGCGGATGGGCGATCGGTTTGCTCATTTGCTACGACGTAGAGTTTGGTGAAAACACGCGGCGCTTGGCCTTAGCGGGGGCGGACCTGGTGTTGGTTCCCACCGCCAACATGCCGGACTACGACTTCGTCGCCAGCACATTGGTGCCCGTGCGTGCCTACGAAAACCAAGTTGCGGTGGCCTACGCCAACTACTGGGGGGCCGAAGCCGACGTGGCCTATGGCGGCCTCAGCACGGTATGCAACGCCAGTGGCCAAGTGCTGGGCGCAGCCGCACGAGAAGAGTCGCTACTGGTCTGCACCGTGCGGGCTGAAGACTTGGCACTCGCGCGGCAACGCCAGTCGCATGTGCGAGAGCTCAGGCAAGCGCAACACCCAAGCGCGGACCGCTGACCTAGCGTTCCCTGGGCCTTCGCGGCCCAGCGGACGCCAGAAGTGCTTATTTTCAAAAAAAATCACTTTTTTTAAAAATAGGCCTAAATAAGCCTCTAAATCTGCCGTTAAGAAATGTACGTCAACTCATAAAAGTAACCGGAGAGGCCAAGGGCCGAAACATCATGCAATTGCCGTCTGTCGATCGAAACCCAAATGTGCGCCCCGCCGGCGCAGATTTGGCTTCGTCTGCGGCAAACAAGGTGATTCCTGTGGCCCCGGTCAACCCTTCGGTTTCGGTGACTACGGCCGCAGAGCCAAGTCCCAGTGTGATCAACTTGGTGAACCAAGCGGCAAAGCCGAACCAAGGTGAGCCTGTGTACACCAGTGTGGCGGACCCTACGGCCAAGGGCAACGAAGAAGCCACGCTGCACCGCGACTGGACTATTCACCGCCCTGTGCCGCAAAAAGTGGAGAACCCACCTCCCAAACCCATATCGCAGGTTTTGATGGACCATTTGCGCACCATGTGGACAGCCAGCGCCAGTGCGGTGCAGGTGGAACAGGTCAAAAACATCAACGCTACGCCGCCCCAAACCAGTATTGAAGGGGCGGCGGCCCACATCAAACAGCAGTTGGTGTACTCGGCCAGCAAGGTCAACAAAAACGAAAACATCTGAGGCCGTCACCTCGCTCAGGGGCTTGCCTGCCCCTCGCCAACCGCACAAGGTCAGACTGCGGGCAGCACCATTTCTCTTATTTTGTATACAGTTTTGGAAGTTGCACTACCATTACGCCTATGCACACCACTGCCCTTGTTTTGTTTTCTGGGGGTCAAGACTCGACCACCTGCCTCGCCCACGCCCTCGCCCGATACGACCGCGTGGAAACCATTGCCTTTGACTACCGCCAGCGCCATAGCGTCGAGTTAGAAGCCCGGCTTCAAGTCCTGCAAGAAATACGCAAGCAGTTCCCCCTATGGGCACCCAAACTGGGTGAAGACCACATCTTGGACTTGGCCGTACTTGGCGCCGTGAGCGAGACTTCACTGACCCGGGACACCGCCTTCAAAATGGAGGCAAGTGGCCTGCCCAACACCTTTGTGCCGGGCCGCAATCTCTTGTTCCTCACCCTGTCTGCGGCGGTGGCCTACCGCCGCGACCTGCAAGTCATCGTGACTGGCGTGTGCGAGGCCGACTATTCGGGCTACCCCGACTGCCGTGACGACACCATGAAGGCCATGCAACTGGCCTTGTCTCTTGGCATGGACAAGCGCTACCTGATCGAAACTCCGCTGATGTGGATCGACAAAGCCGACACATGGCGTTTGGCACACCAACTAGGCGCCGCGTCGGGCGTGCCCGACGGTGGCCAAAAACTGGTGGACTTGATTGTGGAACACACGCACACCTGCTACCTGGGCGACCGGGAGCATCGCCACGCCTGGGGCTATGGCTGCGGCACCTGCCCTGCGTGCGAGTTGCGCGCCCGGGGCTACGAGCGCTTCTCCACCAACTGATACTTGGCGCCCATGCCGTGTGGGTGTGGCACTGGCGCTAGCTCCCAGCGGCGCTGGTGAAACTCCGCAACCCCAGGCCTGTGCGCTATGGAAACAAGAGCGCCTTGCCCAGTATTTACAAGCGCAAGCAAGCTTTTGTAGATACTTTTTTCAGTGGCTTCATCGAGGGCGCTCGTGGCCTCATCGGCAAAGACCCAACGCGGTTTTTTGAGAAACACCCGGGCGATCGCCAGGCGCTGCTGCTCGCCACCCGATAGCTTTTGCCCCCACGCATCGATGGTGTCCAGCTGCCCGCACAAGTGGGGCAATTGCGCCTCGCGCAAGGCGTCTTGCAGCATGGCGTCCGTGTAGTGGCTTGCAAACTCGGGGTAGGCCAATGCGTCACGCAAAGGCCCATTAGGAAAGTAGGGGCGCTGCGGAAGGTACATGGCGTCTGCCGGACTATGTACGGTGCCCTGGGCAAAAGGCCAAATGCCAGCCAAGGCACGAAACAGGGATGACTTGCCGCTGCCCGATGGCCCTTGCAGCAGCACCGTGTCACCAGGATCTACCGCCACGCCCACACCCGACAGCAAGACCTGCCCTGTTGGCAAAGCGACGCTGAGCCCTTCTGTGCGCAACCCCTCAGGCGCTAAACCGGCAGTAGTCGCTTCAACTTGCGTAGCATGCTGCGCAGACCCGGTGTCCTCTATCGCCACGACGGAGGCCTCGAAACTGGTCAAACGATCGGTGGTAGCACGCCAAGTCGCCAAGGTGCTGTAGCTATCGACGAACCAACTCAAAGCGCCCTGCACCTGCCCAAATGCGCTGGAGATTTGCATAAGCTCACCGAGCTGAATGGCCCCACTAAAAAAGCGCGGAGCAGCCACCACAAACGGAAAAACCACCGCCGCTTGTCCAAAAAAGCTGGTGAACCACACCAGGTTCTTTTGCGCCTTGATAAGCGCCAGCGTGTTGCCCATGACCTTGCCAAAGCGCGCGTCCAACTGCCCCCGTTCCGCCTGCTCGCCACGGTCAAGGGCAATGGACTCGCTGTACTCCCGCACACGCACCATGTGGTGGCGAAAGTCGGCTTCTAGGCGCTGTTGCTCAAAGTTCAGCCGTATTTGTGGGCGACCAATCCAATGGCTTATGACGCTGCCAACTAAGCAGTACAGCACGGCCATCCAGACCATAAAGCCCGGAATGGTGTAACTGCTTCCCTGCACCGTAAAGCTAAAACCGCCCGACAAGGCCCACAAAATGCCCACAAAACTCACCAAGGTCACCACCGCGTTGAGCAGCCCCATGCTCAGTGAAATGGTGTAGCTGGTGAACTGGTTGATGTCTTCTTGGATGCGCTGGTCAGGGTTATCTGGGTTGGCATGGTCTGCGTGGCCCGGCACCGCAAAACGCGCCAACTCCAGTTGGTAGAACGCATGGTGAGACAACCAGCGCGTGAGGTAGTGCCCCGTCATCCAGGTGCGCCAGCGCAGTTCCAGCATTTGCGTCAGGTAAAACTTGTACACCGCAATGACGATGAAGGCAAAAGCAAGGTAGGTAAACCGGCCCAACTGCGTCCAAAACACGGACGCATTTTTGTCTTGCAGCGCATCGTAAAACAACTTGTTCCAGTCGTTAAACAGCACGGCCATGTAGACCATGGCCAAGTTCAAAGCCACGATGGCCAGCAAGAGCCCACGCGCGCGCCATTTTTCGTCTGACACAAAGTACGGTTGGGTCAGCGCCCACACCCGGCGCGTCATCTGCGCAAACCCTATGCCCTTGGCACGAACGATCGACATAACAGCCATGAATTTACCTTTGCAAAGTCTAGCGTTCATAGTAGCGCCCAGCACGCCCTGCGATGGGCGTGGTTGGCCCAAGCCGCACAAACAACACTAGGACCGCATCAGCCCGTCGAGCTGCGCATCCCAGGCATAGCCGGGGAACAGGCGGTCCAGCTCCGCTGTGCCCACGCCTTGGCTATGGCGCAACACCTGGGCCAACACGGCCCTGAAGTCGTGGTGCACGGGCAGGTCACGGCCCTCATGCAGATTGCCGTTGGCCAAGCCCTCCCACCGGCCGTGCGCCCGCCCGCCTTGGACCTGGTTGCCCATGAGCCACAAGGCATTGCCATGCCCGTGGTCGGTGCCACGGGTTCCGTTTTCGGCGCTGGTGCGGCCAAACTCGCTGCACACCACCACCATGTCGTTAGGTTGCGAAAAATCTTTGCGCAGCTGCACCAGCGTTGCGGCCAAGTTGCCCAGGTTTTGCGCCAGCGCCCCCGTCACACCGCCTTGGTTGGCATGCGTGTCCCAGCCGCCTGCTGACAAAAACCCCAAGCGCAAGCGACGGTCTTGGCGCATCAGAGTGGCCAGATGCTGCGCATCCAACAACAAACCCTTGGAGTTGCCCGCGCCATTGTTGGCGGCCTGCATTTCTTGCGCAGCCATACCCGTGTCCGCCATATCGGCACTCAAGGTTTGCGCGGTTTGCATGCGGC is from Rhodoferax aquaticus and encodes:
- a CDS encoding FAD-dependent oxidoreductase gives rise to the protein MTDTFLPTHNEHDTHVDGPGYQPRQLVLLGAGFAHLQMLAKLAQSPLIGVRIILVAPHPRQIHASMVPGFVAGHFDLDECAVAMEPLVRLGGVRWLQRSVKALNAETQFVQLDDGSRVHYDWLSVNTGAIQNRDLIDSSLPGARAHGLFIRPLEAFSALWPRISDKGNSQALRIAVIGGGASGVEMAMAVRHRLKNAAVTLVSGSTPPGANYSPSVQKRLLQALKKRRITVLQDTATRIHSDAVHLGCGARLACDVPLIALGVQAPVWLTGSGLDLDSQGFIAVDKYQRSTSHASIFAAGDVCTRTDRAWERNGVYAMRAGKTLVRNLAAVTSGARLHAHSALPHSLNLLSCGGRYAIASWGSLSAQGHWVWWLKAWIDRRFIARFSRAPA
- a CDS encoding DUF962 domain-containing protein codes for the protein MASTSPANPKHTALAIGSRKVDLLLAHYTANHTHPSNERIHLVSTPLNLFSVVGVLYALYPWLAVVFIVLSLLYYARLSFEFCVAMAITLLAMLVLAGILGALGVLWVLWVLSVSAFAGAWLLQDYGHQIEGKKPSAMEDLQYFWVGHLFVLSKLFFKWGIRW
- a CDS encoding YhgE/Pip domain-containing protein, translating into MKFFSQIWYIIRVELSFFARYPRLVLATAVVALIPAMYAAIYLSSVWDPLAHTNALPVGVVNQDQGVEYRGTVFNIGKEVSQRLQASRRFGFQLIESEAAARHLVRTGELAFALIIPPGFSSNAIPGASVGAGKLVVYTSEGNNFESAAIARHFAETLGQDVNDSLNERRWALVLSNAAGSQRSVEALRNGVEQLRTGANELRAGTVQTANGARTLSNGAGRLNDGVGQLTRGVKELGAGLKTMDAKRPANADLNRLRNGAETLSAGHVEFGQGLAELQSGSQKIRDGVGAFQTEAKDSIFVPAKVTDNLDKLADSLGQLHTGIQSASGAQVKLADGAKAVSTGVNTLTSGVRTLGGGIRTMVSKLPEDSQLDELSKGAGEVANGVSSVAEATQKVNAGAQRLAAGIELLSSSLPKDIAKLDGSAQGLAVSVQPVMDVEAAVPNSGSGFAPNVLPAALWLGAGIAAFLIHVRVLPRHAQFFLPPAQVIGKIALPSAIVVLQAVLLAAMVRYLLHIPLVHSGAFVLTLVISGVTFLLIVFALTRAFGDAGKGLAMILLAVQMSSSGGIVPIELSGGWYKEISPWLPVTWSVRALKASMFDAYEGNWQHPLLMVSAATLAASVFASWIGKWRFVKPHEMRAAIDV
- a CDS encoding flavin monoamine oxidase family protein, giving the protein MSVTQNAPATHASAKPVTLFGPDFPFPFDDWIAHPDGLGVLPSHCHGQEVAIVGAGMAGMVAAYELMKLGLKPVIYEASKMGGRLRSQHFEGAQGVVAELGGMRFPVSSTAFYHYVNQLGLQTQPFPNPLTPASGSTVVDLEGKTYYAESLADLPPLFREVAQAWAEALEKDARFSEVQAAIKARDVATLKHIWNDLIPKWDDRTFYDFVASSDAFKRLSFQHREVFGQVGFGTGGWDSDFPNSMLEILRVVMTNCDENQRLIVGGADQVPHGLWELAPAKPVHWPAGTTLASLHGGATRAGVARIARAPNGQLAVTDRWGDTREYAAVLTTCQSWLLTTQIDCEESLFSQKMWMALDRTRYMQSSKTFVMVDRPFWKDKDPETGRDLMSMTLTDRLTRGTYLFDNGPDKPAVICLSYAWMGDALKMLPQPVEKRVKLALDALKKIYPKVDIASHIIGDPICVSWEADPHFLGAFKGALPGHYRYNQRMYAHFVQKTMPAEQRGIFIAGDDVSWTPAWVEGAVQTSLNAVWGIVHHLGGHTHASNPGPGDVFDTLGPIALPD
- a CDS encoding carbon-nitrogen hydrolase family protein, whose protein sequence is MQLPRQDLTLALYQCAPWPLDTEANLRRLNIAAQRAAQQGAQVLVTPEMFITGYNIGASACRQLAQASDGSYAQAVKAIAQQQGIAIAYGYPECDAVGHVYNAAQLVQGHDAPGLNYRKTHLFGALDRNQFSAAPLQSQLIELRGWAIGLLICYDVEFGENTRRLALAGADLVLVPTANMPDYDFVASTLVPVRAYENQVAVAYANYWGAEADVAYGGLSTVCNASGQVLGAAAREESLLVCTVRAEDLALARQRQSHVRELRQAQHPSADR
- the queC gene encoding 7-cyano-7-deazaguanine synthase QueC; the protein is MHTTALVLFSGGQDSTTCLAHALARYDRVETIAFDYRQRHSVELEARLQVLQEIRKQFPLWAPKLGEDHILDLAVLGAVSETSLTRDTAFKMEASGLPNTFVPGRNLLFLTLSAAVAYRRDLQVIVTGVCEADYSGYPDCRDDTMKAMQLALSLGMDKRYLIETPLMWIDKADTWRLAHQLGAASGVPDGGQKLVDLIVEHTHTCYLGDREHRHAWGYGCGTCPACELRARGYERFSTN
- a CDS encoding ABC transporter ATP-binding protein/permease; the protein is MAVMSIVRAKGIGFAQMTRRVWALTQPYFVSDEKWRARGLLLAIVALNLAMVYMAVLFNDWNKLFYDALQDKNASVFWTQLGRFTYLAFAFIVIAVYKFYLTQMLELRWRTWMTGHYLTRWLSHHAFYQLELARFAVPGHADHANPDNPDQRIQEDINQFTSYTISLSMGLLNAVVTLVSFVGILWALSGGFSFTVQGSSYTIPGFMVWMAVLYCLVGSVISHWIGRPQIRLNFEQQRLEADFRHHMVRVREYSESIALDRGEQAERGQLDARFGKVMGNTLALIKAQKNLVWFTSFFGQAAVVFPFVVAAPRFFSGAIQLGELMQISSAFGQVQGALSWFVDSYSTLATWRATTDRLTSFEASVVAIEDTGSAQHATQVEATTAGLAPEGLRTEGLSVALPTGQVLLSGVGVAVDPGDTVLLQGPSGSGKSSLFRALAGIWPFAQGTVHSPADAMYLPQRPYFPNGPLRDALAYPEFASHYTDAMLQDALREAQLPHLCGQLDTIDAWGQKLSGGEQQRLAIARVFLKKPRWVFADEATSALDEATEKSIYKSLLALVNTGQGALVSIAHRPGVAEFHQRRWELAPVPHPHGMGAKYQLVEKRS